The proteins below are encoded in one region of Acanthochromis polyacanthus isolate Apoly-LR-REF ecotype Palm Island chromosome 4, KAUST_Apoly_ChrSc, whole genome shotgun sequence:
- the LOC110962213 gene encoding alpha-N-acetylgalactosaminide alpha-2,6-sialyltransferase 5-like isoform X1 produces MKIRVCQGVSGIIVVTMVTTLMLVYNSISGDRSSSASSRRLDAPAPSTKRPDKPPKLPVSTLEGYAGVMDHKPLKMHCGTCALVTSSGQLTGSKKGEEIDRSECVIRMNDAPSVGYQRDVGRRTSLRVVAHSSLQRVLRSRQELLNASQDTVFIFWGPSSCMKRDGKGHVYNNLRLLNQLLPKLKVYIISRFKMLKFDELFKKETGIDRKSSNSWLSTGWFTMAIALELCDRINVYGMVPPDFCRSSSHPTKPYHYYEPSGPDECSMYLSHERSRRGSHHRFITEKTVFANWARTLNIRFYQPDWKPAAVVSNTNSSNIPVPAGS; encoded by the exons ATGAAGATCAGAGTG TGCCAAGGGGTTAGTGGCATCATCGtcgttaccatggttaccaccTTGATGCTGGTGTACAACAGCATCTCCGGTGACAGGTCCTCGTCAGCGTCTTCTCGCCGGTTGGATGCTCCGGCTCCGTCCACGAAGAGACCAGATAAGCCGCCGAAACTCCCGGTGTCAACTCTGGAGGGCTACGCAGGTGTCATGGATCACAAG CCTCTCAAAATGCACTGCGGGACTTGTGCCTTGGTGACCAGCTCCGGTCAGCTGACTGGGAGCAAGAAAGGCGAAGAAATCGACCGATCCGAGTGCGTCATCCGTATGAACGATGCTCCCAGCGTAGGATATCAGCGGGATGTCGGCCGGCGGACAAGTCTGCGTGTTGTAGCTCACTCCAGCCTGCAGAGGGTGCTGCGAAGCCGACAGGAGCTGCTCAACGCCAGTCAAGACACCGTGTTCATCTTCTGGGGACCAAGCAGCTGCATGAAGCGGGACGGGAAAGGCCACGTTTACAACAACCTGAGGCTGTTAAACCAGCTGCTGCCCAAACTGAAAGTCTACATTATTTCCCGTTTCAAGATGCTGAAGTTTGATGAATTATTCAAGAAGGAAACCGGGATTGATAG GAAGAGTTCCAACTCCTGGCTGAGTACCGGCTGGTTCACCATGGCCATCGCTCTGGAGCTGTGCGACCGGATCAACGTTTATGGCATGGTGCCCCCAGATTTCTGCAG ATCCTCCTCCCATCCCACCAAACCATATCATTACTACGAGCCCTCGGGGCCCGACGAGTGCTCCATGTATCTCTCCCACGAGAGGAGCCGACGAGGAAGCCACCACCGCTTCATCACCGAGAAGACGGTGTTTGCAAACTGGGCCCGAACCCTCAACATCCGCTTCTACCAGCCCGACTGGAAACCCGCCGCCGTCGTGTCCAACACAAACAGCTCGAACATCCCGGTTCCAGCTGGATCCTGA
- the LOC110962213 gene encoding alpha-N-acetylgalactosaminide alpha-2,6-sialyltransferase 5-like isoform X2, which yields MAKCQGVSGIIVVTMVTTLMLVYNSISGDRSSSASSRRLDAPAPSTKRPDKPPKLPVSTLEGYAGVMDHKPLKMHCGTCALVTSSGQLTGSKKGEEIDRSECVIRMNDAPSVGYQRDVGRRTSLRVVAHSSLQRVLRSRQELLNASQDTVFIFWGPSSCMKRDGKGHVYNNLRLLNQLLPKLKVYIISRFKMLKFDELFKKETGIDRKSSNSWLSTGWFTMAIALELCDRINVYGMVPPDFCRSSSHPTKPYHYYEPSGPDECSMYLSHERSRRGSHHRFITEKTVFANWARTLNIRFYQPDWKPAAVVSNTNSSNIPVPAGS from the exons TGCCAAGGGGTTAGTGGCATCATCGtcgttaccatggttaccaccTTGATGCTGGTGTACAACAGCATCTCCGGTGACAGGTCCTCGTCAGCGTCTTCTCGCCGGTTGGATGCTCCGGCTCCGTCCACGAAGAGACCAGATAAGCCGCCGAAACTCCCGGTGTCAACTCTGGAGGGCTACGCAGGTGTCATGGATCACAAG CCTCTCAAAATGCACTGCGGGACTTGTGCCTTGGTGACCAGCTCCGGTCAGCTGACTGGGAGCAAGAAAGGCGAAGAAATCGACCGATCCGAGTGCGTCATCCGTATGAACGATGCTCCCAGCGTAGGATATCAGCGGGATGTCGGCCGGCGGACAAGTCTGCGTGTTGTAGCTCACTCCAGCCTGCAGAGGGTGCTGCGAAGCCGACAGGAGCTGCTCAACGCCAGTCAAGACACCGTGTTCATCTTCTGGGGACCAAGCAGCTGCATGAAGCGGGACGGGAAAGGCCACGTTTACAACAACCTGAGGCTGTTAAACCAGCTGCTGCCCAAACTGAAAGTCTACATTATTTCCCGTTTCAAGATGCTGAAGTTTGATGAATTATTCAAGAAGGAAACCGGGATTGATAG GAAGAGTTCCAACTCCTGGCTGAGTACCGGCTGGTTCACCATGGCCATCGCTCTGGAGCTGTGCGACCGGATCAACGTTTATGGCATGGTGCCCCCAGATTTCTGCAG ATCCTCCTCCCATCCCACCAAACCATATCATTACTACGAGCCCTCGGGGCCCGACGAGTGCTCCATGTATCTCTCCCACGAGAGGAGCCGACGAGGAAGCCACCACCGCTTCATCACCGAGAAGACGGTGTTTGCAAACTGGGCCCGAACCCTCAACATCCGCTTCTACCAGCCCGACTGGAAACCCGCCGCCGTCGTGTCCAACACAAACAGCTCGAACATCCCGGTTCCAGCTGGATCCTGA